The Gossypium raimondii isolate GPD5lz chromosome 2, ASM2569854v1, whole genome shotgun sequence genome segment CTTGTTTCTAACATATATCTTACATACATAGCTTTGCCTAACTATCCTCTTTACTGAATGAAacagaagagaagagaagagaaggaTCAAGTCTCATGTAGAGCCATTAAGCTTAGATAGCAAAAATAGGCAACCGGACGATAGTAGGACAGAAGCTGAGAAGCAAAGCAAATCCAGTGTAGAGTGTATTACAGCCTTCTTGCACTTGTCAAAAAATCCTATCAGAAGAAGCATCACTATTACATGCCCAAGTTTGGTTTTCAGTTCACTCACTGATTTTATTTCCAACCATCTTGGTCGTTCCTGGtacaaatgaaattatattcaCAAGCTACTACATGAATGTGATAACTTCGAATTTTCCACaagtgtttttctttcttccacCAATTAATTAAATCTCACAATCAAGTAGTATAAAAGATCCTCATGACCAAAACTaggaagataaaagaaaaaaaaatttgactgACCTTTAAAGCAAACAATCCAAAGAGATTTGATGTTGATGTGGCCTTTTCCTTCGATTG includes the following:
- the LOC105789405 gene encoding uncharacterized protein LOC105789405: MLVFGMGLYELFVCNLDIAKTQSKEKATSTSNLFGLFALKERPRWLEIKSVSELKTKLGHVIVMLLLIGFFDKCKKAVIHSTLDLLCFSASVLLSSGCLFLLSKLNGST